The following are encoded together in the Candidatus Poribacteria bacterium genome:
- a CDS encoding aminopeptidase: MHDPRLDKLANVLTTHSTKIQSGEFVLIEGIDIPQEMVIALIRAVREAGGIPLVEIKQTRIQREIILNGDDAGIKLIGEYETYRIKKVQAYIGIRGSYNITEMSDVSAEAMQRYQKYWIRPLNDIRVPQTKWVVLRWPHPAMAQQAQMSTEAFEDYYFDVCTLDYSRMEQAMGPLKSLMEETDEVHIVGEDTDLRFSIKDIPVIPCAGECNIPDGECFTAPVRDSVNGTIHFNTPTIYQGTTFTDIRLRFENGQIVEATANNTERLNDILDTDEGARYIGEFSIAFNPYITNSMLDILFDEKIAGSFHFTPGQAYEEADNSVRSAVHWDMVMIQTPEHGGGEMYFDGNLIRKDGRFVHPELEALNPENLK, from the coding sequence ATGCACGATCCACGACTTGATAAACTCGCAAATGTTCTCACGACCCATTCCACGAAAATCCAATCCGGCGAATTTGTGCTCATTGAAGGGATCGACATCCCACAAGAGATGGTCATTGCCCTTATCCGGGCAGTTCGGGAAGCGGGTGGGATCCCGCTGGTTGAAATCAAGCAGACCCGTATCCAACGTGAAATTATTCTCAACGGAGACGATGCTGGCATAAAATTGATTGGTGAATACGAAACATACCGCATAAAAAAGGTACAGGCGTATATCGGTATCCGTGGGAGCTACAATATCACAGAAATGTCCGATGTCTCAGCGGAAGCAATGCAACGCTATCAAAAGTATTGGATACGACCTCTCAACGATATCCGCGTGCCACAGACAAAATGGGTCGTTCTACGATGGCCCCACCCGGCAATGGCACAGCAGGCACAGATGAGCACAGAGGCGTTCGAGGACTACTATTTCGACGTCTGCACACTCGACTACAGCCGAATGGAACAAGCGATGGGACCGCTCAAGTCTCTGATGGAGGAAACGGATGAAGTCCACATCGTCGGTGAAGATACCGATCTCCGGTTCAGTATCAAGGATATTCCCGTTATTCCGTGTGCAGGCGAGTGTAACATCCCTGATGGCGAATGTTTCACCGCCCCCGTGCGAGATTCCGTCAACGGGACTATCCATTTCAACACCCCCACAATCTATCAGGGAACGACCTTTACTGACATTCGACTCCGCTTTGAGAACGGTCAAATCGTTGAGGCAACAGCGAATAACACCGAAAGGCTGAACGATATTCTTGATACAGACGAGGGGGCGCGGTATATCGGTGAGTTTTCTATCGCTTTTAATCCTTACATCACGAACTCGATGCTCGACATTCTATTCGATGAGAAGATCGCAGGATCTTTCCATTTCACGCCCGGTCAGGCTTACGAGGAGGCGGATAATAGTGTCCGTTCCGCCGTCCATTGGGATATGGTCATGATACAGACCCCTGAACATGGTGGCGGAGAAATGTATTTCGACGGAAATCTGATTCGGAAGGACGGACGATTTGTCCATCCTGAATTGGAAGCACTGAATCCGGAGAATCTGAAATGA
- a CDS encoding DUF123 domain-containing protein: MEIPNIVIIGDDSQAGTYILRIYLKENTTLKFGRFKKGKRISLPIGDYVYVGSALSEKGSTSLARRLIRHATRSGDKPPHAIREAMVKQFHNCGLGPSDPLPKNGKKLFWNVDFLLDLPSAELVNIFAVRSAERLENRLATRFEQDPHTEIIEPGLGANDTPGNTHLLRVQADKIWWASVADKVKVVLEDSTLNQTNDAESRIS; the protein is encoded by the coding sequence ATGGAAATCCCAAATATTGTTATAATCGGCGATGATTCACAGGCTGGAACATACATCCTACGGATTTACCTTAAAGAAAATACCACATTAAAATTTGGTAGGTTCAAGAAAGGTAAACGCATTTCATTGCCTATCGGGGACTATGTTTACGTTGGCTCGGCACTTTCGGAAAAGGGATCGACTTCATTGGCACGGCGACTTATCCGACACGCAACGCGGAGTGGTGATAAACCACCGCACGCTATCAGAGAAGCGATGGTAAAGCAATTCCACAATTGCGGTTTGGGTCCGTCTGATCCATTACCGAAAAACGGCAAAAAATTGTTCTGGAACGTCGATTTTCTCTTGGATCTGCCATCGGCGGAACTCGTCAATATCTTTGCCGTCCGTTCCGCTGAACGTTTGGAAAACAGACTTGCCACGCGATTTGAACAGGATCCACACACAGAAATTATTGAACCCGGGTTAGGGGCAAACGACACACCGGGTAACACACACCTGCTCCGCGTCCAAGCAGATAAGATATGGTGGGCATCCGTCGCGGACAAGGTAAAGGTGGTTTTGGAAGACAGTACCTTAAATCAAACAAACGATGCTGAAAGTCGAATTTCTTAA
- a CDS encoding class I SAM-dependent methyltransferase: protein MKTIRPRQYWNDYASRFKNRSLADAYELRPPYPEEMYKILLNVLRKSRGKVLDVGSGPGKIARFLVDHVDSVDAVDFSQEMIRVGKSLINGNHPDLRWINGRVEEVPLYPPYDMVTAGASIHWMEWSAVFPRFKEMLTTDGSLVIIDGDRPIESPWHDAELSLIHKYSTNRHHEQIDLIQELVDRKHLHLIGDKRTTPIRFSQPLTDYVQSFHSRESMSKEHMGAENVRAFDTELSHILSDFVDDQGLLSFQLAARVTWGKPLAQDQAL from the coding sequence GTGAAAACTATAAGACCGAGACAATACTGGAACGATTACGCGTCCCGGTTCAAGAACCGTAGTTTGGCAGACGCATACGAACTCCGACCTCCGTATCCAGAGGAAATGTATAAGATACTTCTCAATGTGCTGAGGAAATCGCGAGGGAAGGTGCTGGATGTTGGATCTGGTCCCGGAAAGATAGCACGGTTCCTTGTCGATCATGTAGACAGCGTTGATGCAGTTGACTTCTCACAGGAAATGATCCGAGTAGGGAAATCGCTCATCAACGGCAATCATCCAGACCTTCGGTGGATCAATGGACGCGTCGAGGAGGTGCCGTTGTATCCGCCTTACGATATGGTGACGGCTGGCGCCAGCATTCACTGGATGGAATGGAGTGCGGTCTTTCCAAGATTCAAAGAAATGCTAACGACAGATGGGTCCCTCGTCATCATTGATGGAGACCGTCCGATTGAATCGCCTTGGCACGACGCAGAACTTTCACTCATCCACAAATATTCCACCAATAGACACCATGAGCAGATTGACTTAATCCAAGAACTCGTGGATAGAAAGCATCTACACCTGATTGGAGATAAGCGCACAACACCGATTCGTTTCTCTCAACCGCTTACAGACTATGTTCAATCCTTTCATTCGAGAGAAAGCATGTCCAAAGAACACATGGGAGCGGAAAATGTTAGGGCATTTGACACTGAATTATCGCATATCTTATCTGACTTTGTTGATGATCAAGGTCTGCTCAGTTTCCAATTAGCAGCAAGGGTTACCTGGGGAAAACCATTGGCACAGGACCAAGCATTGTGA
- a CDS encoding GNAT family N-acetyltransferase, which produces MIEIRSHNHASELSSLSGTYLERHESENNLPIGLVYRLSESPHYYGSKSPLLLSILEQESVVGVAVMTPPRRIILSRIDTDVLAATTHLVDRLRGTNTRTPGVVGPSVEAQAFSDCWVEEAFGISARVAMQMRVFEARKVADVSLSPGKLRLARPNDHPLIAKWIANFSEEIKEPVDLESAKSHAERSIKGQELYIWDDGAPVCIAKEARPTRNGTTINTVYTPPEHRNKGYATSCVWSLTQKMLTDRYSFCSLYTDLANPTSNSIYSKIGYVPVGDALAFDFQSKRVGSKT; this is translated from the coding sequence ATGATCGAAATACGATCCCACAACCATGCCAGCGAACTCAGTTCACTTTCAGGCACTTACTTGGAACGGCATGAGAGCGAAAACAATTTGCCTATTGGTCTCGTTTATAGGCTCTCCGAGAGTCCGCACTACTACGGATCCAAATCGCCTCTTTTGCTGAGTATTCTGGAACAGGAGAGCGTCGTGGGTGTCGCAGTAATGACACCACCGAGAAGAATCATTTTAAGCAGAATTGACACAGATGTCTTGGCTGCTACAACTCACCTTGTGGACCGTCTACGCGGAACTAATACGCGAACACCGGGGGTTGTTGGACCATCAGTAGAAGCGCAAGCCTTTTCTGACTGCTGGGTTGAAGAGGCGTTCGGCATATCAGCCAGAGTCGCCATGCAAATGCGTGTATTTGAGGCAAGAAAGGTCGCGGATGTGTCCCTTTCACCGGGAAAGCTACGTCTGGCGCGTCCGAATGACCATCCACTTATAGCGAAATGGATTGCCAACTTTTCGGAGGAAATAAAAGAACCCGTCGACCTTGAAAGTGCTAAAAGCCACGCTGAACGCTCCATCAAAGGGCAAGAACTTTACATTTGGGACGACGGTGCGCCAGTTTGTATCGCCAAAGAAGCACGTCCGACGAGAAACGGGACAACAATCAACACTGTGTACACGCCTCCTGAGCACCGCAATAAGGGATATGCGACTTCGTGCGTTTGGTCGTTAACACAAAAGATGCTCACGGATCGTTATTCATTTTGTAGCCTATATACCGATTTAGCGAATCCAACGTCTAACAGCATCTATTCCAAAATCGGTTATGTCCCCGTTGGAGATGCTCTGGCATTCGATTTTCAATCAAAAAGGGTTGGGAGTAAAACGTGA
- a CDS encoding GNAT family N-acetyltransferase: MKIQIATCADIPSWLELASEVEFLFGPMVDQPDFHSALYKNIDRESAYCVREQDRSAGAPLMGGLFLSSRPPEYHIRWLSVAEQWRRGGIGTVLLEHVFGLINPPAELFVTTFGEDNPEGQPARHFYKKMGFESFAEAPLGPEGGSREIFRKSFPIQRK; encoded by the coding sequence ATGAAGATTCAGATCGCTACATGCGCTGATATTCCAAGTTGGCTTGAACTGGCATCGGAGGTCGAGTTCCTTTTCGGACCGATGGTTGACCAGCCTGATTTTCATAGCGCACTATACAAAAACATAGATCGGGAGAGTGCCTATTGTGTTCGAGAACAAGATAGGTCAGCCGGAGCCCCATTGATGGGAGGTTTGTTTCTGTCCTCCAGACCGCCTGAATACCATATCCGCTGGCTGTCCGTGGCTGAACAATGGCGGCGCGGGGGTATCGGTACGGTTCTCTTAGAGCATGTATTTGGTTTGATTAACCCGCCTGCTGAGTTGTTTGTCACAACATTTGGCGAGGATAATCCGGAAGGTCAGCCAGCGCGGCACTTCTATAAGAAGATGGGTTTTGAATCTTTTGCAGAGGCACCTCTAGGACCGGAAGGCGGATCCAGAGAGATCTTTCGGAAATCCTTTCCGATACAACGGAAATAG
- a CDS encoding GNAT family N-acetyltransferase, which yields MPNAIDLASLELHELTPDRANDFFDHFDGDAFADNPEGSSCYCCYFHWVGANGEDWSSRTAAANREWQSELIQRGETTGILAYLDNHPIGWCHAAEKRSLSHLATMDVLASSDDESVGSIVCFIITKRFRGTGLSNLLLEAACDLLAKRSLQIVEAYPDRHATDSYANFHGRLDMFLDTGFQIHRELEGDMTGIVIVRRCLTDQHPVEPSKSL from the coding sequence ATGCCAAATGCGATAGACTTGGCGAGCCTTGAACTCCACGAGCTTACACCAGACCGTGCCAACGACTTCTTTGACCACTTCGACGGGGACGCGTTCGCCGATAATCCTGAAGGGTCTTCCTGCTACTGCTGTTACTTCCATTGGGTCGGTGCTAATGGCGAGGATTGGTCTTCGAGAACTGCAGCAGCAAACCGTGAGTGGCAATCCGAACTCATCCAACGCGGTGAAACGACTGGTATTCTTGCTTATCTGGACAATCATCCGATTGGATGGTGCCATGCAGCCGAAAAGCGTTCCCTTTCTCATTTGGCGACCATGGACGTTCTGGCGAGTTCTGATGATGAATCCGTTGGTTCCATTGTGTGCTTCATCATAACCAAACGTTTCCGAGGAACAGGGCTCTCGAACCTTCTACTTGAGGCAGCGTGCGACCTGCTCGCCAAGCGATCTCTACAGATTGTGGAGGCATACCCAGATCGCCATGCCACTGACAGTTACGCAAACTTCCATGGACGGCTTGACATGTTCCTTGATACCGGTTTCCAAATTCATCGCGAACTGGAAGGCGATATGACTGGAATCGTAATTGTGAGACGGTGTCTGACGGACCAGCACCCAGTAGAGCCATCTAAATCGCTTTAG